In a single window of the Pseudomonas entomophila genome:
- a CDS encoding chorismate--pyruvate lyase family protein, translating to MDNLWTSLPLPGLSDDQRHWLFAPGSLTLRLKALGRFSMDVTQQRIDFPEPGEAHALGCTTDSPAWIREVALKVDDQVMVCARSLTPMRESRPAWPELAGYGAEPLGSMLYNSQDIQRGAFECQRPQADDPLWRLATSLGQPNGKLLARRSRFLRDGQPLLIAECFVERFWVLLQERSAPLKLAI from the coding sequence ATGGACAATCTCTGGACTTCGCTGCCGCTACCTGGCCTGAGCGACGATCAAAGGCACTGGCTGTTCGCCCCAGGCTCGCTGACCTTGCGCCTCAAGGCGCTGGGCCGGTTCAGCATGGATGTGACCCAGCAGCGGATCGATTTCCCCGAACCCGGTGAAGCCCATGCCCTGGGCTGCACCACCGACAGCCCTGCCTGGATCCGTGAAGTGGCCTTGAAAGTCGACGACCAGGTCATGGTCTGCGCCCGCAGCCTGACGCCGATGCGCGAGAGCCGGCCGGCCTGGCCGGAGCTTGCCGGCTACGGCGCCGAGCCATTGGGCAGCATGCTGTACAACTCGCAGGATATTCAGCGCGGTGCTTTCGAATGCCAGCGCCCGCAGGCCGATGACCCGCTGTGGCGCCTGGCCACGTCGCTCGGCCAGCCAAACGGCAAGCTGCTGGCCCGCCGCTCGCGCTTCCTGCGCGACGGCCAGCCACTGCTGATCGCCGAATGCTTTGTCGAGCGCTTCTGGGTTTTACTACAGGAGAGGAGCGCGCCGCTGAAACTGGCGATCTGA
- a CDS encoding ArsR/SmtB family transcription factor, with translation MYTANHPSIEQIRLENVLTALGNPLRLTVLKVLSDGEEHPCGRILKGASKSTMTHHWRVLRDSGVIWQRPYGRENLLSIRRDDLEARFPGLLSSLLEAVDKDPHTSQVIRDNEARLEEG, from the coding sequence ATGTACACTGCCAACCACCCCAGCATCGAGCAGATCCGCCTGGAAAACGTCCTGACAGCACTTGGCAACCCGTTGCGCCTGACTGTGCTGAAGGTCCTCTCCGATGGCGAAGAACACCCTTGCGGGCGCATCCTCAAAGGTGCCTCCAAGTCGACCATGACCCACCACTGGCGCGTGCTGCGCGACAGCGGTGTGATCTGGCAACGCCCTTATGGCCGTGAGAACCTGCTGTCGATCCGCCGGGATGACCTGGAAGCCCGTTTCCCTGGCCTGCTCAGCTCCCTGCTCGAGGCCGTCGACAAAGACCCGCACACCTCGCAGGTCATCCGCGACAACGAAGCCCGCCTGGAAGAAGGCTGA
- a CDS encoding efflux transporter outer membrane subunit yields the protein MLKITRCAWPLSLAALVALSGCVNHAGIDHHQTLLTPEGAPSSTLADARLPAAPWPQGQWWQRYGDAQLDGLVAKAWQNNPGLQEVRARADKANAYQEYYGADRAPQVDAFGDVKRSRLSRSEDYAGQGNRYVTVRSLGVTFDYDLDLWGGKRSAWEASVSQARAAEVELQSARLLLAANVVKAYNQLTYAWDVVDLSERDLKRLRNLQSLTGDRFHNGLDNKSQLQRVDGLVARAEASLLGARSDVQVARLQLSALLGTGVDGAHDIARPKPLKSDEAALPENLPAELLGRRPDIVAARWRVEAQTQTVASVKTRFYPNINLRAGGGIHAMSGDSFNDSISRFWNIAPTVTLPLFDAGRLRSELKQSNADLDLAIAGYNATLNTALHQVATSVTELQAVNRQIGLQRTARDTAQSSFDLAVERFEVGENNFLDSLNIEEQLIEDEMRLALLSSKQIDSAVSLVTALGGGYQPEPNAVR from the coding sequence ATGTTGAAAATCACACGTTGTGCATGGCCGCTGTCGCTGGCGGCCCTGGTGGCCCTGAGCGGTTGCGTCAACCACGCCGGCATCGACCACCATCAAACCCTGCTGACCCCCGAAGGCGCGCCTTCGAGCACCCTGGCCGACGCCCGTTTGCCGGCCGCCCCCTGGCCGCAAGGGCAATGGTGGCAGCGCTACGGCGACGCCCAGCTGGACGGGCTGGTGGCCAAGGCCTGGCAGAACAACCCCGGGTTGCAGGAAGTGCGGGCGCGGGCCGACAAAGCCAACGCCTACCAGGAGTACTACGGCGCCGACCGGGCGCCGCAGGTGGACGCCTTCGGCGACGTGAAGCGCTCGCGGCTGTCGCGCAGCGAGGATTACGCCGGGCAGGGCAACCGCTATGTCACCGTGCGCAGCCTGGGCGTGACCTTCGACTACGATCTGGACCTGTGGGGCGGCAAGCGCAGCGCCTGGGAGGCTTCGGTCAGCCAGGCGCGGGCGGCGGAGGTCGAGTTGCAGTCGGCGCGCCTGCTGCTGGCGGCCAACGTGGTCAAGGCCTACAACCAGTTGACCTACGCCTGGGATGTGGTCGACCTCAGCGAGCGTGATCTGAAGCGCTTACGCAACCTGCAGAGCCTGACTGGCGATCGCTTCCACAATGGCTTGGACAACAAGTCCCAGCTACAGCGGGTCGATGGCCTTGTGGCACGCGCCGAGGCCAGCCTGCTGGGTGCCAGGAGCGATGTGCAGGTGGCCCGTCTGCAGCTCTCGGCGTTGCTGGGCACTGGCGTCGATGGCGCCCATGACATCGCCCGGCCCAAGCCGCTCAAGAGTGACGAAGCCGCCTTGCCGGAAAACCTGCCCGCCGAACTGTTGGGGCGCCGCCCCGACATCGTCGCGGCGCGCTGGCGGGTCGAGGCGCAGACCCAGACCGTGGCGTCGGTGAAGACGCGTTTCTACCCCAACATCAATCTGCGCGCCGGGGGCGGGATTCATGCCATGTCCGGTGACAGTTTCAACGACAGCATCAGCCGCTTCTGGAACATCGCGCCGACCGTGACCCTGCCTTTGTTCGATGCCGGGCGCTTGCGCTCCGAGCTCAAGCAGAGCAACGCCGACCTGGACCTGGCGATCGCCGGCTACAACGCCACGCTGAACACGGCACTGCACCAGGTGGCGACCTCGGTGACCGAGTTGCAGGCGGTGAACCGACAGATCGGCCTGCAACGCACCGCACGCGACACGGCGCAGTCGTCCTTCGACCTGGCTGTCGAACGTTTCGAAGTCGGGGAAAACAACTTCCTTGACTCGCTGAACATCGAAGAGCAGTTGATCGAAGATGAAATGCGCCTGGCCCTGCTCAGCAGCAAGCAGATCGACTCGGCGGTGAGCCTGGTCACAGCGTTGGGGGGCGGCTACCAGCCTGAGCCAAACGCTGTACGTTGA
- a CDS encoding MexW/MexI family multidrug efflux RND transporter permease subunit, producing MHFTDIFLRRPVLALVVSTLILLFGVMAFTKLPVRQYPMLETSTITITTQYPGASSELMQGFVTQPISQAVASVEGIDYLSSSSTQGKSLVTVRMQLNSNSINALTEVMAKVNQIRYKLPAEAYDPVIERTSGGFTSVAYVAFSSEQLSMPEVADYISRVVEPMFSGIDGVAKINVLGGQTMSMRLWLDPDLLAGYGITGQDVADAIKENNFQAAPGQVKGLYVVSNLRINTDLTSVEDFKDMVLRNDNGNIIRVRDVGTVELNAASFDTSGAMSAVPAMFLGLDAAPTGNPLTIVNAVKALIPEIEKTLPPGVKVQIPFEVAHFIQSSIDEVTHTLIEALVIVVLVIYLCLGTFRTVLIPLVTIPLSMLGAAVLMQMFGFSLNLLTLLAMVLAIGLVVDDAIVVVENVHRHIEEGKTPFEAALLGAREVAGPVVAMTFTLAAVYAPIGLMGGLTGTLFKEFALTLAGSVVVSGIVALTLSPIMSTRLLDAKSSEGYMARKAEAFFHWLAERYGKLLGVSLSKRWISLAIALVIFFSLPVLYKSAQSELAPLEDQNILLTAIKAPQHANIHYVEAFSEKLHEVFKEFPEGYSDWVANGTDGLSNSVGGINLVDWDKRERSANQIQPLLQQRVSQIEGTSIFVFQMPPLPGSTGGLPVQMVVRSDQDYQSLFDVMDKLKASARSSGLFAVVDSDLDFNNPVVEVQVDRAKANAMGIRMSDIGKTLNSLIGEKYVNRFAYHGRSYDVIPQSVPQDRLTPEALNRYYVKDQHGNLVPLSTLATIKVKVEPNLRPQFNQQNAATFQAIPLPGVTLGDAVAFLSEQAKQFPAGYTYDWQSDTRQFVQEGNTLVLTFAFALVIIYLVLAVQYESFIDPFIILISVPLSICGALLPLALGYTSLNIYTQIGLITLIGLISKHGILMVAFANELQMHHGMGKLQAIRHAAEVRLRPILMTTAAMVVGLAPLIFATGAGANSRFGLGLVIVVGMLIGTLFTLFILPTVYSLLSTARQPKPTPADSTEGQAIDAPARG from the coding sequence ATGCATTTCACCGATATTTTCCTGCGCCGGCCCGTGCTGGCGCTGGTGGTCAGCACGCTGATCCTGCTGTTCGGGGTCATGGCGTTCACCAAGCTGCCGGTGCGCCAGTACCCGATGCTGGAAACCTCCACCATCACCATCACCACCCAGTACCCCGGTGCCTCCTCCGAACTGATGCAGGGCTTCGTGACCCAGCCGATCAGCCAGGCCGTGGCCTCGGTCGAGGGCATCGACTACCTGTCGTCCAGCTCGACCCAGGGCAAGAGCCTGGTCACCGTGCGCATGCAGCTCAACAGCAACTCGATCAACGCCCTCACCGAGGTGATGGCCAAGGTCAACCAGATCCGCTACAAGCTGCCCGCCGAAGCCTATGACCCGGTGATCGAGCGCACTTCCGGCGGCTTCACCAGCGTCGCCTACGTGGCGTTCTCCAGCGAGCAACTGTCGATGCCGGAAGTGGCCGACTACATCTCGCGGGTGGTCGAGCCGATGTTCTCGGGCATCGATGGCGTGGCCAAGATCAACGTGCTGGGCGGCCAGACCATGTCCATGCGCCTGTGGCTGGACCCGGACCTGCTGGCCGGCTACGGCATCACCGGCCAGGACGTGGCCGATGCGATCAAGGAGAACAACTTCCAGGCCGCGCCCGGCCAGGTCAAAGGCCTGTATGTGGTCAGCAACCTGCGCATCAACACCGACCTGACCAGCGTCGAAGACTTCAAGGACATGGTCCTGCGCAACGACAACGGCAACATCATCCGCGTGCGTGATGTCGGCACCGTCGAGCTCAACGCCGCATCGTTCGACACCAGCGGCGCAATGAGCGCGGTCCCGGCGATGTTCCTCGGCCTCGACGCCGCGCCCACCGGCAACCCGCTGACTATCGTCAACGCGGTCAAGGCACTGATCCCGGAAATCGAGAAGACCCTGCCGCCAGGCGTGAAAGTGCAGATCCCGTTCGAGGTGGCGCACTTCATCCAGTCGTCCATTGACGAGGTGACCCACACCCTGATCGAAGCGCTGGTGATCGTGGTCCTGGTGATCTACCTGTGCCTGGGTACCTTCCGCACCGTGCTGATCCCGCTGGTGACCATCCCGCTGTCGATGCTCGGTGCCGCGGTGCTGATGCAGATGTTCGGCTTCAGCCTGAACCTGCTGACGCTGCTGGCGATGGTGCTGGCGATCGGCCTGGTGGTGGATGACGCGATCGTCGTGGTGGAGAACGTTCACCGGCATATCGAGGAGGGCAAGACGCCGTTCGAAGCCGCCTTGCTCGGTGCCCGCGAAGTGGCGGGGCCGGTGGTGGCGATGACCTTCACCCTGGCTGCAGTGTACGCGCCGATTGGTCTGATGGGCGGCCTGACCGGCACCCTGTTCAAGGAGTTCGCGCTGACCCTGGCCGGCTCGGTGGTGGTGTCCGGCATCGTCGCCCTGACCCTGTCGCCGATCATGAGCACCCGCTTGCTCGATGCCAAGTCCAGCGAAGGCTACATGGCGCGCAAGGCCGAGGCCTTCTTCCACTGGTTGGCCGAGCGGTATGGCAAGTTGCTGGGGGTGTCGTTGTCCAAGCGCTGGATCAGCCTGGCCATCGCCCTGGTGATCTTCTTCAGCCTGCCGGTACTGTATAAATCGGCGCAGAGCGAGCTGGCGCCACTGGAAGACCAGAACATCCTGCTGACCGCGATCAAGGCACCGCAACATGCCAACATCCATTACGTCGAGGCGTTCTCGGAAAAGCTCCACGAAGTGTTCAAGGAGTTCCCGGAAGGCTACAGCGACTGGGTGGCCAACGGCACCGACGGCCTGTCGAACAGTGTCGGTGGCATCAACCTGGTCGACTGGGACAAGCGCGAACGTAGCGCCAACCAGATCCAGCCCTTGCTGCAGCAACGCGTCAGCCAGATCGAAGGCACCAGCATCTTCGTCTTCCAGATGCCGCCACTGCCGGGCTCCACGGGCGGTCTGCCGGTGCAGATGGTGGTGCGCAGCGACCAGGACTACCAATCGCTGTTCGATGTGATGGACAAGCTCAAGGCCAGTGCCCGCAGCAGCGGCCTGTTCGCCGTGGTCGACAGCGACCTGGACTTCAACAACCCGGTGGTCGAGGTGCAGGTCGACAGGGCCAAGGCCAACGCCATGGGCATTCGCATGAGCGACATCGGCAAGACCCTCAACAGCCTGATCGGCGAGAAGTACGTCAACCGCTTTGCCTACCACGGCCGCTCCTACGACGTGATTCCGCAGTCGGTACCACAGGATCGCCTGACCCCCGAGGCGTTGAACCGCTACTACGTCAAGGACCAGCACGGCAACCTGGTGCCGCTGTCGACCCTGGCCACCATCAAGGTCAAGGTCGAGCCGAACCTGCGCCCACAGTTCAACCAGCAGAACGCCGCGACCTTCCAGGCCATCCCCCTACCGGGCGTGACCCTGGGCGATGCCGTGGCCTTCCTCAGCGAACAGGCCAAGCAGTTCCCGGCCGGCTACACCTACGACTGGCAGTCGGATACCCGCCAGTTCGTGCAGGAGGGCAACACCCTGGTGCTGACCTTCGCCTTTGCCCTGGTGATCATCTACCTGGTGCTGGCGGTGCAGTACGAGAGCTTCATCGACCCGTTCATCATCCTGATCAGCGTGCCGCTGTCGATCTGCGGGGCACTGCTGCCGCTGGCGCTGGGCTACACCTCGTTGAACATCTACACGCAGATCGGCCTGATCACGCTGATTGGCTTGATCAGCAAGCACGGCATCCTGATGGTGGCGTTCGCCAACGAACTGCAGATGCACCACGGCATGGGCAAATTGCAAGCGATCCGCCACGCCGCTGAAGTGCGCCTGCGGCCGATCCTGATGACCACCGCGGCCATGGTCGTGGGCCTGGCCCCTCTGATCTTCGCCACCGGTGCCGGGGCCAACAGCCGCTTCGGCCTGGGCCTGGTGATCGTCGTCGGGATGCTGATCGGCACCCTGTTCACCCTGTTCATCCTGCCGACGGTCTACAGCCTGCTCAGCACCGCCAGGCAGCCCAAGCCTACGCCTGCCGACAGCACTGAAGGCCAGGCCATCGACGCGCCGGCACGGGGATAA
- a CDS encoding efflux RND transporter periplasmic adaptor subunit → MAHGEEPAPAPVLVPAALAKVKQVPYTYYQVAIGQIEARQQVLLSAEVSGQVVALAFDSGDQVKAGNVVVRLNTSPEEGELTRLRGEFEAAKTHYGRLQALARNGAESQRALDSARAQFDAAKGNLENIQAQIAQKTIRAPFSGELGIRQVHLGDYVQAGRPLATLTDLNGLRVNFTVSERDSANIVKGQAVELAVDAWSGMKFEGTVSAIDPQVNNSHVIKVQALLKEHQGKLRPGMYAKVKVQLPGKDELVVPETAITYNAYGESVFVTYEENGLKKVRRQNISIGERRDGLAVVAKGLQAGDEVVTSGQIKLQDGVAIEPVADTVRLNVQR, encoded by the coding sequence ATGGCTCATGGAGAAGAGCCGGCGCCCGCCCCCGTTCTGGTACCCGCGGCCCTGGCCAAGGTCAAGCAGGTGCCGTACACCTATTACCAGGTTGCCATCGGCCAGATCGAGGCCCGCCAGCAGGTGTTGCTGTCGGCCGAAGTCAGCGGCCAGGTGGTCGCCCTGGCCTTCGACTCGGGTGACCAGGTCAAGGCCGGCAACGTGGTGGTCAGGCTCAACACCTCGCCGGAAGAGGGCGAGCTGACGCGCCTGCGCGGTGAGTTCGAAGCCGCCAAGACCCACTACGGGCGCCTGCAGGCCCTGGCGCGCAATGGCGCCGAGAGCCAGCGCGCGCTGGACAGCGCGCGGGCGCAGTTCGATGCGGCCAAGGGCAATCTCGAGAACATCCAGGCGCAGATCGCGCAGAAGACCATCCGCGCGCCGTTCTCCGGTGAGCTGGGGATTCGCCAGGTGCACCTGGGGGACTACGTGCAGGCCGGTCGGCCACTGGCCACGCTCACCGACCTCAATGGCCTGCGGGTCAACTTCACCGTTTCCGAGCGTGACAGCGCCAACATCGTCAAGGGCCAGGCCGTGGAGCTGGCTGTCGATGCATGGAGTGGCATGAAGTTCGAAGGCACGGTCAGCGCCATCGATCCGCAGGTGAACAACTCGCACGTGATCAAGGTCCAGGCGCTGCTCAAGGAACACCAGGGCAAGCTGCGCCCGGGCATGTACGCCAAGGTCAAGGTGCAGTTGCCGGGCAAGGATGAGCTGGTAGTGCCAGAAACCGCGATCACCTACAACGCCTATGGCGAGAGTGTGTTCGTCACCTACGAAGAGAACGGCTTGAAGAAGGTCCGCCGGCAGAACATCAGTATTGGCGAGCGCCGCGATGGCCTGGCGGTGGTCGCCAAGGGCCTGCAGGCGGGCGACGAAGTGGTGACCTCCGGGCAGATCAAGCTGCAGGACGGCGTCGCCATCGAGCCTGTGGCCGACACCGTGCGGCTCAATGTCCAGCGCTGA